A single Pseudomonas sp. DC1.2 DNA region contains:
- a CDS encoding amidohydrolase, with translation MPDAPADLILYNGCLHTVDRKKPQASAVAIKNGRFVVVGSDAQAMALHGPGTQIIDLHGRTVIPGLNDSHLHLIRGGLNYNLELRWEGVPSLVDALRLLKEQADRTPTPQWVRVVGGWNEFQFAEKRLPTIEELNKAAPDTPVFVLHLYDRALLNRAALKVVGYTRDTPNPPGGEIQRDANGNPTGMLIARPNAMILYSTLAKGPKLPLDYQINSTRQFMRELNRLGVTSAIDAGGGYQSYPDDYQVIQQLANDQQLTVRIAYNLFTQKPKEELSDFKNWTHTSHFGQGNDFLRHNGAGEMLVFSAADFEDFLEPRPDLAQSMEDDLEPVVRHLVEQRWPFRLHATYNESISRMLDVFEKVNRDIPFDGLPWFFDHAETITPQNIERVKALGGGIAIQDRMAFQGEYFVDRYGANAAEQTPPIARMLAEGIAVGAGTDATRVSSYNPWTSLYWLVSGRTVGGLALYPQGLSRDTALELFTHGSAWFSSEQGKKGQIKVGQLADLIALSADYFHIDDEAIKWIESVLTVVDGKIVYGSSEFEKLSPAPIPVIPEWSPVTKVPGHWKPQAPLTAQVHHCVGACAVHAHRHEQARLSSAPVSDFQGFWGAFGCSCFAF, from the coding sequence ATGCCCGACGCACCGGCCGACCTCATTTTGTACAACGGATGCCTGCACACCGTTGACCGCAAGAAACCCCAAGCCAGCGCGGTGGCGATCAAAAACGGGCGCTTCGTGGTGGTTGGCAGCGACGCCCAGGCGATGGCTTTGCACGGCCCGGGCACGCAAATCATCGACTTACACGGCCGCACGGTAATCCCTGGCCTCAATGACTCGCACCTTCATCTGATTCGCGGCGGCCTCAACTACAACCTTGAACTGCGCTGGGAAGGCGTGCCATCGCTGGTCGATGCTCTGCGCCTGCTCAAGGAACAGGCTGATCGCACCCCCACGCCACAATGGGTGCGCGTGGTCGGGGGCTGGAACGAATTTCAGTTCGCCGAAAAACGCTTGCCGACAATTGAGGAACTCAACAAAGCCGCACCGGATACCCCGGTGTTCGTCCTGCACCTCTATGACCGCGCCCTGCTCAACCGCGCCGCGCTTAAAGTGGTCGGCTACACCCGCGACACCCCGAACCCGCCAGGCGGCGAGATCCAACGCGATGCCAATGGCAACCCGACGGGGATGCTGATCGCCCGTCCCAACGCGATGATTCTCTACTCAACCCTGGCCAAAGGGCCAAAACTGCCGCTGGACTATCAGATCAACTCGACCCGCCAGTTCATGCGCGAACTCAACCGCTTGGGCGTCACCAGCGCTATCGATGCCGGCGGCGGTTACCAGAGTTATCCGGACGACTATCAGGTCATCCAGCAATTGGCCAACGACCAACAACTTACGGTGCGCATTGCCTATAACCTGTTCACTCAGAAACCCAAGGAAGAACTGAGCGATTTCAAAAACTGGACCCACACTTCGCACTTCGGCCAGGGCAACGATTTCCTGCGCCACAACGGCGCCGGGGAAATGCTGGTGTTCTCGGCGGCGGACTTCGAAGACTTCCTTGAGCCGCGCCCGGACCTTGCGCAATCCATGGAAGACGATCTGGAGCCGGTGGTGCGACACCTGGTGGAGCAGCGCTGGCCGTTCCGCCTGCACGCCACTTACAACGAATCCATCAGCCGCATGCTCGACGTGTTCGAGAAGGTCAATCGCGACATTCCGTTCGACGGTTTGCCGTGGTTTTTCGACCATGCTGAAACCATCACCCCGCAGAACATCGAGCGGGTCAAAGCCCTGGGCGGCGGCATTGCGATTCAGGACCGCATGGCGTTTCAAGGCGAATACTTCGTTGACCGTTACGGGGCCAATGCCGCGGAACAGACCCCGCCCATTGCGCGCATGCTCGCAGAGGGCATTGCGGTCGGCGCGGGCACCGATGCCACGCGGGTTTCCAGCTACAACCCATGGACTTCACTGTATTGGCTGGTGAGCGGTCGCACGGTCGGCGGCCTGGCGCTGTACCCGCAAGGCTTGAGCCGGGACACTGCGCTGGAACTCTTCACCCACGGCAGCGCCTGGTTTTCTTCCGAACAAGGCAAAAAAGGCCAGATCAAGGTCGGGCAACTGGCGGACTTGATTGCACTGTCGGCGGACTATTTCCACATTGATGACGAAGCCATCAAATGGATCGAGTCAGTGCTGACGGTGGTGGACGGCAAGATCGTCTACGGCAGCAGCGAGTTTGAAAAGCTCTCCCCTGCGCCCATACCGGTTATTCCCGAGTGGTCACCTGTGACCAAAGTGCCCGGACACTGGAAACCTCAGGCGCCGCTGACGGCACAGGTCCATCACTGCGTGGGCGCTTGCGCGGTGCATGCCCATCGTCATGAGCAGGCGCGACTGTCCTCGGCGCCGGTCAGCGATTTTCAGGGCTTTTGGGGCGCGTTCGGCTGTTCCTGCTTTGCGTTTTGA
- a CDS encoding hydrogenase maturation protein — translation MRSLKIILLSSAFNGLTQRAWLALREAGHRPSVVLFTNEAAVCEQIEHTGADLVICPFLKDRVPQQLWRNRQRPVVIIHPGIVGDRGASALDWAITRELDRWGVTALQAVEEMDAGPVWATCEFNLPQGLRKSELYNGRVSDAAMLCIHEVLEKFTTGFVPVPLDYSQRHVLGRLQPNMTQADRTFSWHDCSRFIKRSIDAADGQPGVLASLAGGQYYVFDAHLDSRSGTPGEILAVHDDAVLVAAGDRSVWIGALRRKPLPGEETFKRPARHVLAEHLHPVPTLDWSISTQPFNNEAYQPIRYRESGHVGELTFEFYNGAMSTEQCQRLVTALRWAKARDTQVLLIKGERGSFSNGVHLNVIQAAEVPGLEAWANIQAIDDVCQQLLSARQLVVSGLTGSAGAGGVMLGLAADIVFAREGIVLNPHYKTMGLYGSEYWTYSLPRAVGPAMAQKLIEECLPISAVQALQLGMVQEIGPRCPQEFGLWLLQRANGALSDPVYDAVRKRKTQPDKQLMQHCRNAELEDMELDMVHNRQQFAEKCRNFVFKRKVCGTPRRLIAEWTMAQQAALAG, via the coding sequence ATGCGTTCACTGAAGATCATTCTATTGTCCTCCGCATTTAATGGCCTGACCCAACGGGCCTGGCTGGCGTTGCGCGAAGCCGGTCATCGCCCCAGCGTGGTGCTGTTCACCAACGAGGCGGCTGTCTGCGAGCAGATCGAACACACCGGCGCTGACTTGGTGATCTGCCCGTTCCTCAAGGACCGCGTACCGCAACAACTGTGGCGCAATCGCCAACGCCCGGTGGTGATCATCCACCCAGGGATCGTCGGTGACCGCGGTGCCAGTGCGCTGGACTGGGCGATCACCCGTGAACTGGACCGTTGGGGCGTGACTGCGCTGCAAGCAGTCGAAGAAATGGACGCCGGGCCGGTCTGGGCCACGTGTGAGTTCAACCTGCCTCAAGGTCTGCGAAAGTCCGAGTTGTACAACGGACGAGTCAGCGACGCGGCGATGCTGTGCATCCATGAAGTGCTGGAAAAATTCACCACCGGTTTTGTTCCGGTGCCACTCGATTACAGCCAGCGTCATGTGCTCGGCCGTTTGCAGCCGAACATGACACAGGCCGACAGAACGTTCAGCTGGCACGACTGCTCGCGTTTCATCAAGCGCAGCATCGACGCCGCCGATGGTCAGCCGGGGGTGCTGGCGAGCCTGGCGGGCGGACAATATTACGTGTTCGACGCGCACCTGGACTCACGCAGCGGTACGCCGGGGGAGATTCTGGCCGTCCACGATGATGCTGTGCTGGTAGCGGCCGGTGACCGGAGTGTGTGGATCGGTGCATTGCGGCGCAAACCGCTTCCCGGTGAAGAAACGTTCAAGCGCCCCGCTCGTCATGTGCTCGCCGAACACCTGCACCCAGTACCGACGCTGGACTGGTCGATTTCGACGCAGCCGTTCAACAACGAAGCCTATCAACCGATCCGCTATCGCGAGTCCGGTCACGTTGGCGAGCTGACCTTCGAGTTCTACAACGGCGCCATGAGCACTGAACAGTGCCAACGACTGGTCACGGCGCTGCGTTGGGCCAAGGCGCGTGACACTCAGGTATTGCTGATCAAGGGCGAACGCGGCAGTTTTTCCAATGGCGTGCATTTGAACGTGATCCAGGCAGCGGAGGTGCCGGGGCTGGAAGCCTGGGCCAACATTCAGGCCATCGACGATGTCTGCCAGCAATTGCTCAGCGCTCGGCAACTGGTGGTCAGTGGCTTGACCGGCAGCGCCGGGGCCGGCGGTGTGATGCTGGGGCTGGCCGCCGACATCGTGTTTGCCCGTGAAGGCATCGTGCTCAACCCCCATTACAAAACCATGGGGCTGTACGGTTCCGAATACTGGACCTACAGCTTGCCCCGCGCCGTGGGCCCGGCCATGGCGCAAAAGCTCATCGAAGAGTGCTTGCCGATCAGCGCCGTCCAGGCATTGCAGCTGGGCATGGTCCAGGAAATAGGTCCGCGCTGCCCGCAAGAGTTCGGGTTGTGGTTGCTGCAACGGGCCAACGGCGCGTTGAGCGATCCGGTGTATGACGCTGTGCGCAAGCGCAAGACTCAGCCCGACAAGCAACTCATGCAGCACTGCCGCAACGCGGAGTTGGAAGACATGGAATTGGACATGGTCCACAACCGCCAACAGTTCGCCGAAAAGTGCCGCAACTTTGTCTTCAAGCGCAAGGTGTGTGGCACGCCACGGCGGTTGATCGCTGAGTGGACCATGGCGCAGCAGGCGGCGCTGGCAGGCTGA
- a CDS encoding SCP2 sterol-binding domain-containing protein, with product MTSVADAVQAMKAKFNPAAAAGLDLVFGFRIDDTQNFSLIVKDSTCELKEGENPDAQVTLVMDGETLQGIVDGSTDGMQAFMGGKLRAEGDMMLAMKLSELFPS from the coding sequence ATGACCTCCGTAGCTGATGCCGTACAAGCAATGAAAGCCAAGTTCAACCCAGCCGCTGCTGCCGGTCTGGACCTCGTATTCGGTTTCCGTATCGATGACACCCAAAACTTCTCGTTGATCGTAAAAGACAGCACTTGCGAGCTCAAAGAAGGCGAAAACCCAGACGCCCAGGTGACCTTGGTGATGGACGGCGAAACCCTGCAAGGCATCGTCGACGGTTCGACTGACGGTATGCAAGCGTTCATGGGCGGCAAACTGCGCGCTGAAGGCGACATGATGTTGGCGATGAAACTGTCCGAGCTGTTCCCGTCTTGA